The nucleotide sequence GCTTTCTTAGCCGTGATCATCGTGAGTGACGAAGAGGACTTCTCAGGCTCTTCACAGTCCGCTTTCGAAGACGCTTCTAAGAACTACACAGTACAAAGCTACGTGGACTTCTTGGATAGCTTCACGAACGCCGCTACAAACGGTAAAAACTATTCTGTGAACGTGATTTCAGTTCCAGATTCCGCTTGTAAAACGCAGCTTTCAACAGACGGCTTCCAACGTAAGATTTCAACTCGCTTGCCACAACTTGCGGATCTTACTGGCGGAGTAAAAGGTTCATTGTGCTCAAACTTCGGTGATACGCTCGAGTTGATCTCAGACTCTATCATCCAGTTGTCAGCGGTGTTTAAATTAAGCCGTGAACCACAAGTAGATACAATCAGAGTGACTGTCGATGGTGTGGCAGTAAGCAATGATGTTAACAATGGTTGGACGTACAACGCCAGTGATCTAACAATCACTTTCCACGGAACTTCGGTTCCGGGCGCCAACGCCAACATTCAGATCGACTACTATCCTAAGTCGATCAAACTGTAAGGGGTTATTTGTATGGGTGGGGTACAAACAGCAACGAATACAGTTCAGTGGTACATTCTTCGTGGGGAAATGAAATATGGTCCCTACGAATATAAATCCCTGATCACGATGATCCAGAATGGCGAGCTCTTTGACTACAACTACGTCTGGGCTCCGCACATGGAAAATTGGACTCTGGTGGGTGACCTTCAAGAGTTTTCCAAAGACCGCCTTTGCCGCCTGATCGAGACGAAAGATCACCTTTCCGGCGCATTCAAAGAGCGTAAGTTCCCACGCGTAGACTTGGTAACTCCAGTTTACGCTCACAATGACCATACATTTTTTGACGGCAACACATTAAGTGTGAGCGAAAACGGAGCCTTGGTTCTTTTGAATGATCCTTTGCTTCAACTCGGTCAGAAAATCATGATTAATTTTAGAGTCTCTGAGAACAACCCTCAGACATTCAATGCTCTTTGCGAGATTGTTCGTAAGAACTTTTCAAAGCAAAGACTCAACGTAAAATCTGGTTTGCATTATGCAGTTCGTTTCCTCCAAGTGCAAGATCAGGGCATGGCGCAGTTAACAAAATGGACACGCGGTGGCGTTTCCAAGGAGGAAACAAATGATGGCATTCTTAAAGTTCATGAATGATTCCGGCTTTGTCGGCTGGTGTATTCTAGTAGTTGGTATCGGTTCTTTAGTTCTTGTAGCGGAACGCGCACGCGCTCTTTATAAAGAGTACGGCATGAACGTTGAAGAATTCATGGGTAAAATCCAGAACATGATCCTGGCTAAAAAACTTGATGAAGCTTTACTTCTTTGTGCTCAACTTGAAGGGAAACCTCTTGCAAAAGCATTCAAAACTATCATCGAGAAAGCCGATCGTGACGACGATACTATTTTCCAAGCGCATGACATTGCGTTGAGCGAAAATATTCCGCTCTACACAAAACGTCTGCACTATCTTTCGATGTTAGCCAACGTTGCGACTCTTCTTGGTCTATTGGGTACGATCCACGGTCTGATCCTTTCGTTCCAAGCGGTAGCAACAGCCGACCCCGCTCAAAAACAAGCGTTGTTAGCACACGGTATCTCGGTATCGATGTATACGACGGCTTTGGGTCTTGCGGTGGCGATCCCAGCGATGGTGTTCTTCTCTTTCTTGACAGCCCGTCAAAACCAATTGATCGAGCAAATGTCAGAGAAGTGCTCTAAGCTGACTGAGCTACTTACAAGCGCTCACATCCCTAACCTGACTCGCCAGAACGTGTTCCCTGATCACGTTGCGGCACCGATGGCTACTCCTCCTAGCCCAGGCACAAAGGTTTCCTAACGGAAACCTTTTCCCGGCGCGGTGGATCTTTTTCAAGGATGGGATAATTTATGAGCAGACGCATTCGTAAGATTAAAATTGATCACAATGGTGAGTTTGAGCTCGACTTAGCTCCGCTTCTTGCCGTGATGGTAAAACTTGTACCGGTACTTCTGGTTTCGTCAGCCTTCGTGCAAATGATGGTGATCGAGTCTGAACTTCCGCAAGTTGTGAATGAAGCGATTCAACGTCAGGAACAACAGCCAACACCAACGAATATTTCCATCGAGCTGGAAACATCAGGCATTAACATCGTCGTGACTGACAAAGGCCAGGACAAAGTAGAAACCATTCCCATGAAGAATGGTGCTTACGACTACGAGACACTGCACGCAAAACTTGTGGCCGTTAAGAAAGCTCATCCTGATATTTTCAAACTTGAGTTGCACCCGGATGGCAAAGTTCCGTATGACGAAGTGGTGAAGGTAATGGACGCTGCTCGTCAGGCGCGCGATACGAATGTGAAATTCCCTGTGTTCGACACCAAGCAAGGTAAGAACGTGGAAACAAACTACATGTTTCCAGAAATCGTTTTCGCCAACATGATGGAGGGCTAAAACATGTCACGCCGTCGTAGATATGAACTACCGACCAAGAAAAATTCGACTTTCACTTTGAATATCACATCAATGACCGACATGTTCACAATCATGCTTGTGTTCCTGTTGCAGACATATTCAACGGCGGAAGTCCAAATCACTCCCGACAGTTCGCTACGCTTGCCGTCTTCGGCATCTATGGTGAATGCGACGGAGTCAGTTAAGATCTCTCTTTCCAGAGAAGCTCTTAAAATTGATCAAACAAAAATCGCAGACGTGAAAAACGCTGATTTTCTTCCGCAGGATCTAGAAGATAAAGATTCAAACTTTATCAAACCTCTTTTCCAAGAGCTGGATCGTTTGGCGAAGTCAGAGTCTGAAAAAGACAAAGCTTTCATTAAAGAAGGTCGTATCCTTCTGCAAGCCGATAAGGAGCTACCTTATGCGACCTTGCGCAAGGTTATGTACACAGCCTCTATGGCTGGCTTTCCTCAGTTGAAACTTGTCACCTTAGTTGGAGAGTAAGTTTATGATGCGCACAGTGGTTCTACTTCTAGCATTTCATCTGTTTTCAATGTATTGCTTCGCTGCGGATAAAAACGCCAAAGGCCTGTTGCCGGAAGTGCGTTTGAATAGTTCGAACGAAACAGAAAACGAGAAAAAAGCTTTCAGCAGTGAGGTGATGATCACCCGCTCTGAAAACAAGGCCATTGAATCACTGCAAAGTATCATCAAAAAGAAAAAAGGCTCTAAAGACGAGGCGGATCTATGGTATCGCCTGGCCGAGCTTTACATGCGCCGCTCAAAATCCGGCCGTTTCTTTGACTTACACCAAGACACTCGCCTAGCAAAACTTTCTCCGTTCCCAGTAGCCAATGAAAAAGGTTCTGAGGCGGTTAAAAGAGCTATTAAAATCTATACGAAAATTGAATTGGACTTCCCAGGCTTCAAACAAATGGACGCCGTCCTTTTCAATAACGCCTTTGCAAATCAGCAAGTGGCGCAATACAAGCAGTCGCATCTTCTTTACGAGAAGCTTTTGACTCGCTTCCCAAAATCTCCATTGATTGCTGACGGTACATTGGCTGTCGGCGAGCTTCTTTATGACCAAGGGAAATTTAAAGAG is from Bdellovibrio bacteriovorus and encodes:
- a CDS encoding PilZ domain-containing protein — protein: MGGVQTATNTVQWYILRGEMKYGPYEYKSLITMIQNGELFDYNYVWAPHMENWTLVGDLQEFSKDRLCRLIETKDHLSGAFKERKFPRVDLVTPVYAHNDHTFFDGNTLSVSENGALVLLNDPLLQLGQKIMINFRVSENNPQTFNALCEIVRKNFSKQRLNVKSGLHYAVRFLQVQDQGMAQLTKWTRGGVSKEETNDGILKVHE
- a CDS encoding MotA/TolQ/ExbB proton channel family protein; translated protein: MMAFLKFMNDSGFVGWCILVVGIGSLVLVAERARALYKEYGMNVEEFMGKIQNMILAKKLDEALLLCAQLEGKPLAKAFKTIIEKADRDDDTIFQAHDIALSENIPLYTKRLHYLSMLANVATLLGLLGTIHGLILSFQAVATADPAQKQALLAHGISVSMYTTALGLAVAIPAMVFFSFLTARQNQLIEQMSEKCSKLTELLTSAHIPNLTRQNVFPDHVAAPMATPPSPGTKVS
- a CDS encoding ExbD/TolR family protein, giving the protein MSRRIRKIKIDHNGEFELDLAPLLAVMVKLVPVLLVSSAFVQMMVIESELPQVVNEAIQRQEQQPTPTNISIELETSGINIVVTDKGQDKVETIPMKNGAYDYETLHAKLVAVKKAHPDIFKLELHPDGKVPYDEVVKVMDAARQARDTNVKFPVFDTKQGKNVETNYMFPEIVFANMMEG
- a CDS encoding ExbD/TolR family protein; this encodes MSRRRRYELPTKKNSTFTLNITSMTDMFTIMLVFLLQTYSTAEVQITPDSSLRLPSSASMVNATESVKISLSREALKIDQTKIADVKNADFLPQDLEDKDSNFIKPLFQELDRLAKSESEKDKAFIKEGRILLQADKELPYATLRKVMYTASMAGFPQLKLVTLVGE